One window from the genome of Hydractinia symbiolongicarpus strain clone_291-10 chromosome 1, HSymV2.1, whole genome shotgun sequence encodes:
- the LOC130649377 gene encoding uncharacterized protein LOC130649377, with the protein MSEQQQLEIHAEETMDQEETRDWITESNETSKGNLQEDDCVYRFKAYKEYRKNHPGPLSKRSFRVWCHNGGKDKEDFKWSTKCKRKPSEIKILRPKAVQRYVFPNCRNVQMIQHVENLNFKN; encoded by the exons atgtctgaACAACAACAATTGGAAATTCATGCTGAAGAAACTATGGATCAAGAAGAGACTAGAGATTGGATTACCGAAAGTAACGAAACAAGCAAAGGGAATTTACAAGAGGATG ATTGCGTATATCGATTTAAAGCGTATAAAGAATATAGAAAAAACCACCCTGGGCCATTATCAAAACGCAGTTTTCGTGTCTGGTGCCACAATGGCGGGAAAGATAAAGAAGATTTTAAGTGGTCgacaaaatgtaaaagaaaaccATCCGAAATAAAGATTTTACGACCTAAAGCTGTTCAAAGATATGTATTTCCGAATTGTAGAAATGTGCAAATGATTCAGCAtgtagaaaatttaaattttaaaaattaa
- the LOC130649392 gene encoding golgin subfamily A member 6-like protein 22 — translation MKEISVRNPFQTKKGSPQRRMAWQDIAENCEKSSITIPVSERVVRERFQIVKDKFLRKMRAEEKGSGITCTYSELEQLMQDLIDLERDCEKEATESKEENTEHDREKAINIRKRCMERMGDPGKRKKNKDNDRMDFFRERNESMMRDREEERKLRKAELDLRKEETGLMKDQQKLFQDSLLQMQAQQSQMMQLLLQKLEK, via the coding sequence ATGAAGGAGATATCAGTAAGAAACCCCTTTCAAACAAAGAAAGGATCACCGCAAAGAAGAATGGCATGGCAAGACATTGCAGAAAATTGCGAGAAGTCAAGCATAACAATTCCTGTTTCCGAAAGAGTGGTGAGAGAGAGGTTCCAGATAGTAAAAGAcaagtttttaagaaaaatgaggGCAGAAGAAAAAGGCAGTGGAATCACATGTACATACAGTGAGTTGGAGCAGTTGATGCAGGATTTAATTGATTTAGAGCGCGACTGTGAGAAAGAAGCAACTGAGAGTAAAGAAGAAAACACAGAACATGACCGCGAAAAAGCTATAAATATAAGGAAAAGGTGTATGGAAAGAATGGGAGAtccaggaaaaagaaaaaaaaacaaggataaTGACAGGATGGATTTTTTTAGAGAAAGGAATGAATCTATGATGAGAGATAGAGAGGAGGAAAGGAAGCTGAGAAAGGCGGAATTGGACTTAAGAAAGGAAGAGACTGGTTTAATGAAAGACCAGCAGAAACTTTTTCAAGATTCATTACTGCAAATGCAAGCTCAACAGAGCCAAATGATGCAGTTGCTGTTACAGAAACTTGAAAAATAA